From Falco cherrug isolate bFalChe1 chromosome W unlocalized genomic scaffold, bFalChe1.pri SUPER_W_unloc_1, whole genome shotgun sequence, the proteins below share one genomic window:
- the LOC129734913 gene encoding adenomatous polyposis coli protein-like isoform X6: MSKATRRASATLCSMKDCMRALVAQLKSESEDLQQVIASVLRNLSWRADVNSKKTLREVGSVKALMECALEVKKESTLKSVLSALWNLSAHCTENKGDICAVDGALAFLVGTLTYRSQANTLAIIESGGGILRNVSSLIATNEDHRQILRENSCLQTLLQHLKSHSLTIVSNACGTLWNLSARNAKDQEALWDMGAVSMLKNLIHSKHKMIAMGSAAALRNLMANRPAKYKDANIMSPGSSLPSLYVRKQKALEAELDAQHLSETFENIDNLSPKASHHNKQRHKQNIYNEYVLDSSRHDDGICSSETFNTSHMTVLSPYLNATVLPGSSSYSRGNIENSRSEKDRSLNRDVAVGLNSYHQATENTGNSSKRIGMQITAAAQIAKVMEEVTSMHIPQEDRSSCSTSEMHCLTEDRNVPRKTAAAHTHSNTYFPKSENSNGTCPMLYTTMEYKRASNDSLNSVSSSDGYGKRGQMKPSIESYSEDDESKFRSYGQYPADLAHKIHSANHMDDNDEELDTPINYSLKYSDEQLSSGRQSPSQNERWARPKHIIEDEIKQNEQRQLRSKDATYSVYTESGDDKCMKYQSPFGQQECVSSFRSRGSNGAEQSRVGSMLGMNQKVNQSLCQADDYDNDKPTNYSECYSKEEHHKGEEDRPTNYSIKYNKEEHLVDQPIDYSLKYSTEVPLSSQKPSFTISNSSSVQSTKTDDISLSCENISTPSGSSERQNQLHPNSAQSRSSHAQKTASCKTSSINQETIQTYCVEDTPICFSRCSSLSSLSSAEDEIGCDQPTHVTDANNTLQIAELKENSGILSTEGAVSEVASASQHIRTKSSRLQTPSLSPSDSSRHKAVEFSSGAKSPSKSGAHTPKSPPEHYVQETPLMFSRCTSVSSLDSFESHSIASSVQSEPCSGMVSGIISPSDLPDSPGQTMPPSRSKTPPPAQGAQVKKEVAKGKVPNAEKRESGPRQVAINEAVQRVQVLPDADTLLHFATESTPDGFSCSSSLSGLSLDEPFIQKDVELRIMPPVHENEHGNEAEPEQPDVTKDNQEKKAEKPTEAEKDIMDDSDDDIVILEEYIISAMPTKSSHKAKKPSQASASKIPPPVTRKPSQLLVYKLLPSQTGLQSQKRVSFTPGYDMPWVYFVEDTPINFSTATSLSDLTIESLPNELANVENVGTGAESEEFEKRDTIPTEGISTDNSQRAKSSTKTAPGLDDDKTEEGDILAECINSAMPKGKSHKSFRVKKVIDQIQQASLSVSNTNQSEHDKKEPMSPVKPIPQNNEYRAHVRKNTEPKSYINNERSYSENTDTKKQNLKNNSRYFNDKLPNNEEHVKGNFAFDSPHHYTPIEGTPYCFSRNDSLSSLDFDDYDDVDLSRENAELQKRKAKETETEDYTNTEQSSNQQPSNRTQVCQKYLTGRSQPETFSQSTKDIPDRGAAVDEKMQDFAIENTPVNFSRNSSLRSLSDIDQENNNKESERAKQTEGPDSQIESNRPQTSSYAPKSFIVEDTPVCFSRNSSLSSLSIDSEDDLLQECISSAMPKKKKPSKVKSESEKNNSRNMGDVLAEDLSLDLRERGRTDSEHGFSPDSENFDWKAIQEGANSIVSSLHQAAAAISLTRQASSDSDSILSLKSGIFLGSPFHLTPDQEEKPFTSNKGPRILKPGEKSTLEYKKVESENKGIKGGKKVYKSIITGKACSNSKVSSQLRQPQQTNMTSISRGRTMIHIPGVRNSSSSTSPVTKKGPPLKNTNSKSPSEGQNSVSSPRGVNSSVKLESAPVTRQPSQQSRSSKRPSRSGSRDSTPSRPQQQPLSRPLQSPGQNSISPGRNGISPPNKLSHLPMTSSSNTVSTKSSSSGRMLYTAPGRQLSQQNLTKQTALTKSTSGIPRSESASKGLNQILNSGGSNKKAELSRMSSAKSSGSESDRSERPVLVRQSTFIKETSSPTLRQKFKESASYEFLSPYRPGSPTRSQIQIPVLSPSLPNMSLSTHLTAQTSSWQNLPPNLSPSVEYDGRPTKHHDIARSHSESPSRLPINRLGTWKREHSKHSSSLPRVSTWRRSGSSSSVLSASSESSEKTKSEDEKQHESSVSRHKQSNESQASAKATWRKIKENEIPQIMNEPKYSSAGATNDTDSKTLIYQMAPAVSKTEDVWVRIEDCPINKPRSGRSPTGNTPPVIDSVSEKGSVNNKDSKEITEKQNPENRNVPVHTIGLENCPNSFFQIDSPDKKGTEAKPGQNNPVPAPENNESTVNEHTPFSSSSSSKHNSPSGTVAARVTPFNYSPSPRKSSVDNSSARPSQIPTPINNSTKKHDSKTENTDSSETQSPKRHSGSYLVTSV, from the exons ATGTCAAAggcaacaagaagggcttct GCTACATTATGTTCTATGAAGGACTGCATGAGAGCTCTTGTAGCCCAATTGAAGTCTGAAAGTGAAGACTTGCAGCAG GTCATTGCAAGCGTTTTGAGGAACTTGTCCTGGCGAGCAGATGTAAACAGTAAAAAGACTCTACGTGAAGTTGGAAGTGTAAAAGCATTGATGGAATGTGCTTTAGAAGTTAAGAAG GAATCCACCCTAAAAAGCGTTTTGAGTGCCTTATGGAATTTGTCAGCACACTGTACTGAGAACAAAGGTGATATATGTGCTGTTGATGGTGCTCTTGCATTTCTAGTTGGTACACTGACATACCGGAGCCAAGCAAACACTTTAGCTATCATAGAAAGTGGAGGAGGAATATTAAGAAATGTTTCTAGCTTAATTGCTACTAATGAGGACCACAG GCAAATCTTGCGAGAGAACAGCTGCTTACAAACCTTGTTACAGCATTTGAAGTCACACAGTTTGACAATAGTCAGTAATGCATGTGGGACCCTGTGGAATCTTTCTGCACGAAATGCAAAAGATCAGGAGGCACTGTGGGACATGGGAGCAGTGAGCATGCTCAAAAATCTCATTCActcaaaacacaaaatgatAGCAatgggcagtgctgcagctctaAGAAACCTGATGGCAAATAGGCCAGCAAAATATAAGGATGCCAACATTATGTCTCCAGGATCAAGCTTACCATCTCTTTATGTTAGAAAACAAAAGGCACTGGAAGCAGAATTAGATGCTCAGCATTTATCAGAGACTTTTGAAAACATAGATAATTTAAGCCCAAAAGCATCTCACCATAATAAGCAGAGACATAAGCAAAATATATACAATGAGTATGTTTTGGATTCCAGTCGACATGATGATGGGATTTGCAGTTCAGAGACTTTTAATACTAGTCATATGACTGTGCTTTCACCATATTTAAATGCTACAGTATTGCCTGGCTCCTCTTCCTATAGTAGAGGAAACATAGAAAACTCTCGATCTGAGAAAGACAGAAGCCTCAATAGGGATGTAGCAGTAGGTTTAAATAGCTATCATCAAGCTACAGAGAATACTGGGAACTCCTCTAAGAGAATAGGAATGCAGAttactgctgcagctcagaTTGCCAAAGTTATGGAAGAAGTAACAAGCATGCATATTCCACAAGAAGACAGAAGTTCTTGTTCCACTTCTGAAATGCACTGTTtgacagaagacagaaatgtcccaagaaaaacagctgctgcCCATACTCACTCGAATACATACTTTCCTAAATCTGAGAATTCAAACGGGACGTGTCCTATGCTTTATACAACAATGGAATACAAGAGAGCTTCAAATGATAGTTTAAATAGTGTCAGCAGCAGTGATGGCTATGGTAAAAGAGGTCAAATGAAACCTTCCATTGAATCTTACTCGGAAGATGATGAAAGTAAATTTCGTAGTTATGGTCAATACCCAGCTGACTTGGCACATAAGATACATAGTGCAAATCATATGGATGACAATGATGAAGAGCTAGACACTCCTATTAATTATAGTCTTAAATATTCAGATGAACAGTTGAGTTCTGGAAGGCAAAGTCCCTCTCAGAATGAAAGATGGGCAAGGCCTAAGCATATAATAGAagatgaaataaagcaaaatgaacAAAGGCAGTTAAGGAGCAAAGATGCAACTTATTCCGTGTACACTGAAAGCGGAGATGATAAGTGCATGAAATACCAGTCACCTTTTGGACAGCAAgaatgtgtttcttcttttagaTCAAGAGGATCCAAtggtgcagagcagagcagagtaGGCTCAATGCTTGGAATGAATCAAAAAGTAAACCAGTCCTTGTGCCAGGCTGATGATTATGACAATGATAAGCCAACCAACTATAGTGAATGCTACTCTAAGGAGGAACACCACAAAGGGGAAGAAGACAGACCAACTAATTATAGCATAAAGTACAATAAAGAGGAACATCTTGTTGATCAGCCTATTGATTATAGTCTAAAATATTCAACAGAAGTTCCTCTCTCTTCTCAGAAGCCATCTTTTACTATTTCAAACAGTTCATCAGTGCAAAGCACTAAAACTGACGATATTTCCTTAAGCTGTGAGAACATATCAACCCCTTCAGGTAGTTCAGAGAGACAGAATCAGCTTCACCCAAATTCTGCACAGAGTAGAAGTAGTCATGCTCAAAAGACTGCCTCCTGTAAGACTTCCTCTATTAATCAGGAAACTATACAAACTTATTGTGTGGAAGATACACCAATATGTTTTTCAAGGTGTAGCTCTTTGTCATCTTTGTCATCAGCTGAAGATGAAATAGGATGTGATCAACCCACACATGTGACAGATGCTAATAACACATTACAGATAGCAGAACTAAAGGAAAACAGTGGGATTCTGTCTACAGAAGGTGCAGTAAGTGAAGTTGCATCAGCTTCTCAGCACATCAGAACAAAATCTAGTAGACTTCAGACTCCTAGTTTATCTCCTTCTGACTCTTCTAGACATAAAGCTGTTGAATTTTCTTCTGGTGCCAAATCTCCCTCAAAGAGTGGTGCACACACTCCTAAAAGTCCACCAGAACATTATGTGCAGGAAACCCCACTCATGTTTAGCAGATGTACTTCTGTAAGTTCCCTGGATAGTTTTGAAAGCCATTCAATTGCTAGTTCAGTTCAAAGTGAGCCTTGCAGTGGAATGGTAAGTGGAATTATAAGTCCCAGTGATCTTCCAGACAGCCCTGGACAAACAATGCCTCCAAGCAGAAGTAAAACTCCACCCCCTGCTCAAGGAGCTCAAGTAAAGAAGGAAGTAGCTAAAGGCAAAGTACCTAATGCAGAAAAGAGAGAGTCTGGTCCTAGACAGGTAGCTATAAATGAAGCTGTTCAAAGAGTTCAGGTACTGCCAGATGCTGATACGTTATTACATTTTGCCACAGAAAGTACACCGGATGGATTTTCTTGCTCTTCTAGCCTAAGTGGTCTGAGTCTTGATGAACCATTTATACAGAAAGATGTAGAGTTAAGAATAATGCCTCCTGTACATGAAAATGAACATGGAAATGAAGCAGAACCTGAACAGCCAGATGTTACAAAGGATAACCAAGAGAAGAAAGCGGAGAAGCctactgaagcagaaaaagacaTTATGGATGATTCTGATGATGATATTGTTATATTGGAAGAATATATTATTTCTGCAATGCCAACAAAATCTTCACATAAAGCCAAAAAGCCTTCTCAAGCATCTGCTTCAAAAATACCTCCTCCTGTAACCAGAAAGCCAAGCCAACTGCTAGTTTACAAACTTTTGCCTTCACAAACTGGATTGCAGTCCCAAAAGCGTGTGAGTTTTACACCTGGATATGATATGCCATGGGTATACTTTGTTGAGGATACACCAATAAATTTTTCAACAGCTACATCTTTGAGTGACCTCACAATAGAGTCACTACCGAATGAGTTGGCCAATGTAGAGAACGTGGGTACAGGGGCAGAGTCAGAGGAGTTTGAAAAGAGAGACACCATTCCTACAGAAGGTATAAGTACAGATAACTCTCAGAGAGCAAAAAGCTCAACTAAGACTGCCCCAGGACTGGATGATGACAAAACAGAAGAGGGTGATATTCTGGCCGAATGTATTAATTCGGCTatgccaaaaggaaaaagtcacAAATCTTTCAGAGTGAAGAAGGTAATAGATCAAATCCAACAAGCATCTTTATCTGTAAGTAACACAAATCAGTCAGAACATGATAAAAAGGAGCCAATGTCACCAGTAAAGCCCATTCCCCAAAATAATGAATATAGAGCACatgtaagaaaaaacacagagcCTAAAAGCTATATTAATAATGAAAGAAGCTATTCAGAGaacacagacacaaagaaacagaatcttaaaaataattcaagataTTTTAATGACAAACTTCCAAATAATGAAGAGCATGTAAAAGGAAACTTTGCATTTGATTCCCCTCATCATTACACACCTATTGAGGGAACTCCTTATTGTTTTTCACGGAATGATTCTCTAAGTTCTTTAGATTTTGATGATTATGATGATGTTGACCTTTCAAGGGAGAATGCAGaattgcaaaaaagaaaagcaaaggaaacagaaactgAAGACTACACTAATACAGAACAATCTTCAAATCAGCAACCAAGTAATAGGACACAAGTTTGTCAAAAATACCTGACAGGCAGAAGCCAGCCTGAAACTTTCTCTCAGTCAACTAAAGATATTCCAGATAGAGGAGCAGCTGTAGATGAGAAAATGCAGGATTTTGCTATTGAAAACACACCTGTAAATTTTTCTCGCAATTCATCTCTTCGTTCCCTCAGTGATATTGAtcaagaaaacaacaacaaagaaagtGAACGTGCAAAACAAACTGAGGGTCCTGATTCACAGATAGAATCAAATAGACCACAGACTTCTAGTTATGCACCTAAATCATTTATTGTTGAAGATACTCCTGTATGTTTCTCTAGAAACAGCTCTCTCAGTTCTCTTAGTATTGACTCAGAAGATGATCTGTTGCAGGAATGCATTAGTTCAGCTAtgcctaaaaagaaaaaaccctcaaaagtaaagagtgaaagtgaaaaaaataattccagaaatatGGGTGATGTATTGGCAGAAGATTTATCACTGGatttgagagagagagggaggacaGATTCAGAACATGGTTTCTCACCTGATTCAGAGAACTTTGATTGGAAAGCTATACAAGAAGGTGCGAATTCTATAGTTAGTagcttgcatcaagctgcagCTGCTATATCACTGACTAGACAAGCTTCATCAGACTCTGACTCTATCCTTTCATTAAAATCTGGTATTTTTCTAGGGTCACCTTTTCATCTTACCCCAGACcaagaagaaaagccttttaCTAGTAATAAAGGTCCAAGAATTCTTAAGCCAGGGGAGAAGAGTACATTGGAGTATAAAAAAGTAGAATCTGAAAATAAGGGaatcaaaggaggaaaaaaagtatacaAAAGTATAATTACAGGAAAAGCTTGCTCTAATTCAAAAGTTTCAAGCCAGTTAAGGCAACCACAGCAAACAAATATGACTTCAATTTCACGTGGTAGGACAATGATTCATATTCCAGGAGTTCGAAATAGTTCCTCAAGTACTAGTCCTGTTACCAAAAAAGGTCCCCCTCTAAAAAATACAAACTCCAAGAGTCCCAGTGAAGGCCAAAATTCTGTTAGTTCTCCAAGAGGAGTCAATTCATCAGTGAAACTTGAGTCAGCTCCTGTAACTAGACAACCATCTCAACAAAGCAGGTCAAGTAAAAGACCTTCTAGATCAGGATCTAGAGACTCTACTCCTTCTAGACCTCAACAGCAGCCATTAAGCAGGCCTCTGCAATCTCCAGGACAAAACTCAATTTCCCCAGGAAGAAATGGTATAAGTCCTCCCAACAAACTGTCTCATTTGCCAATGACATCATCCTCTAATACAGTTTCAACTAAATCTTCAAGTTCAGGAAGAATGTTATATACAGCACCAGGCAGGCAGTTGAGCCAGCAAAACCTTACAAAGCAAACTGCCTTAACTAAGAGTACCAGTGGCATTCCCAGAAGTGAGTCTGCTTCAAAAGGATTAAACCAAATTCTCAATAGTGGTGGATCAAACAAAAAGGCTGAACTATCCAGAATGTCATCCGCAAAATCCAGTGGGAGTGAATCTGACAGATCTGAAAGACCTGTTCTGGTTCGTCAGTCAACTTTTATTAAAGAAACTTCGAGTCCAACTCTAAGACAGAAATTCAAAGAGTCTGCTTCATATGAATTTCTGTCTCCTTACAGGCCAGGGTCTCCCACTAGATCCCAAATACAGATTCCAGTTTTAAGTCCATCTCTTCCCAATATGTCTTTATCCACTCATTTAACTGCCCAGACTAGCAGTTGGCAAAATTTACCCCCTAATCTGAGTCCTTCTGTAGAATATGATGGGAGACCAACAAAACATCATGACATAGCTCGTTCTCATTCTGAAAGTCCATCTAGATTGCCAATCAATAGATTGGGAACATGGAAGCGTGAACATAGTAAGCATTCCTCATCACTTCCTCGTGTAAGCACTTGGCGAAGATCCGGAAGTTCTTCCTCAGTTCTGTCAGCTTCTTCAGAATCCAGTGAAAAGACGAAAAGTGAAGATGAAAAGCAACATGAAAGTTCTGTTTCTAGACACAAACAAAGTAATGAAAGTCAAGCATCAGCAAAAGCtacttggagaaaaataaaagaaaatgaaattcctCAAATAATGAATGAGCCTAAGTATTCTTCCGCAGGTGCAACAAATGACACTGATTCCAAAACTCTAATTTATCAGATGGCACCAGCTGTCTCTAAGACAGAGGATGTGTGGGTGAGGATAGAGGACTGCCCTATTAATAAACCTCGATCTGGAAGATCCCCAACTGGAAATACTCCCCCTGTTATTGACAGTGTTTCAGAGAAAGGGAGTGTGAATAATAAAGATTCTAAAGAGattactgaaaaacaaaatccagagaACAGAAATGTTCCTGTTCATACCATTGGTTTAGAAAATTGTCCAAACTCTTTCTTTCAGATAGACAGTCCAGACaagaaaggaacagaagcaaaacctgGACAGAATAATCCTGTTCCTGCaccagaaaataatgaaagtacTGTTAATGAGCATACACCATTCAGTTCCAGTAGCTCAAGCAAACATAACTCCCCCAGTGGTACTGTTGCAGCAAGAGTGACTCCTTTCAACTACAGTCCAAGTCCCAGGAAGAGTAGTGTGGACAACAGTTCTGCTCGGCCATCACAAATACCAACACCAATAAATAACAGCACAAAGAAACATGattcaaagactgaaaatacagactCCAGTGAAACTCAGAGTCCTAAACGTCATTCTGGCTCTTACCTGGTGACTTCTGTTTAA